Within the Musa acuminata AAA Group cultivar baxijiao chromosome BXJ2-9, Cavendish_Baxijiao_AAA, whole genome shotgun sequence genome, the region tttttcactaTATAGTTTAACTAAGATTCATTGAAGGAGAGCAAAGAATCAAACTTGACAAGCATATTTTGCAGAACAAGTGACAAAGTTCACGTAATAAAACTGGCTATCATAGACAAGAACCTGTTCTCAGGAACCTCTGCCCCTTCAAAACTCGAGAGCTTTTGGACAAATGCTTGCATAGTTTCTGTTATATCTTTAAGATTGAAATCATCAGGTAGTGAGCTAGAAGCCTTTCCAGTGCTCTTCTGCTGCTTCCTCTGCTTCCTTTCATCTTCGTagtcttccatttctttctgtCTCTCCATAATAGCAGTGTTCAACTCCTCTTCCCCATCATACATCCAGGAATCATCATCATTAGGAGGAAGCTCAATGCCCTTGAAGCCATCGACAGAATAGGACATGGAGAGTATTTCATCTATCCGTCGAACAGGAGCATTCAGAACCTCCCTACAAAATGTAAAGTTCCATTACAAAACTCAAACAAAACTAATGATTTTTGCAATACTATACAAATCATATAATTTTCCATATAATAGCTTCACAAGAGGTCTGAGCCTATATAACTTGGATAAGAACATGACAATGCTAGTATAACACCTGAATCTTCAAATGATCAAACTCAAGAACCACAAGAATGTAGCTTTACCTTGTTCGGGAATACAGAGAACTGTTCTTATAGTACTCTAATGCACTATCCATAATCCTCTGGTACTCCTTAGATCCAGGAAGAAGTCCAGTGAAGCACCCACTACTCTCCAAACTCTGCTTGAAAGCTTCCCAAGTGCTACCCTTCCCTTCCTCCCCAGCTTGCCTCCTCTCCTGATACATCATTTCGAACCCACAAGCTATCTTCATGCCCAATTCCGCCTCCATAAAAGCAGCAGGCCCCTCCTCCCTCGACGGCATCAGGTAGCCCGTTGGCGCCTGAAACTTCTGCTGCACCAGCTGAGCGTACATGGCCCTCGACATCCGAACTGAGACCCTGACCATCTCGATATCCCCATCGCTGCCCCTCAAAAACCTCTCCATTCTGGCTGCGTGCTTCATGGTATCAACATCTCGGTCATAGAACGCCTCTACTGCCAGAGAGATCAAGAAAGGCTCCTCCTTCAGGACCTGCGCCACTGGCAGTGGAACTCTGACCCTGACTCTCTGCATATTGGCCATGGCCTTGTCAGGATACCCGGAAATCTTCCTTAAGATCGCAGCTTGGACCTTGTCGGAGGCTCTGGTATCGACCTCCTCGCTCCGGACCGATGCGAGGGCGGCTTCGAGGGAGGGGGTATCCGGGAAGACCCGTTTGGGAACGATGTGCAGCTGGCCGCCCCGGATAAACACTCGGTTGGCAGCAGTGTCGGGTTCGAGCCAGCGAGGTAGGGCGAAGGCGGCCTCGATGAGCAGGAAATCGCCATCGGAGTCCCAGGCGCGGGCGGTGATGGAGGGCACGGCGGACGAAGCGGCGAAGAGGAGGGCAGCGACGAGCCACTCGTCGTCGAGGGCGTCGCCAAAGCGGAGTTTTCCGTGGAGGTGGGGGTGGGGGGGCGAGCGGCAGAGAGGGCAAGGGCCGTCGAGGGAGGAGGGGATGGAGATGGCGAAGGGCTCGTGCTGCCAGATGTAGTCACGGCAAAGGGGGGAGAGGAGGGAtacgaggtggaggtggagggagCGGAGGACGGAGAGGGACTCGGAGGGGGGTAGGGCGGCGGGGAGGTCCGGGTAGACGGCGTAGAAGACAGTGTCTTCGGGGATCCGGTGTGCTCGATGAGGGAAGAGAGATgcagcggaggcggaggcggaggcggaggacgaggacgaggagggCTTCGCCATGGAGCAGAGAAGAGCGAGAGGGAGGCGCGCGGTCTGCTAAGTCGGGAGACGAAACCCGATGCTTCGCGATGGTAAAAGGTTGAAGGAAGGTTGGGCTCATCGTCGACCCAAACCCAAGGATCTAATAGGCATTTAATTGGGCCCCAATTTGGGCCTCCATACTTGATTGTATTGATGGAGGCTCTCTCGCTCGCgcgcgtgtatatatatatatatatatatatatatagagggctATATGTATGTGTCAAATTTTGAGCAAAGATTTGATTAGTAAGGGGAATTTAATAGCATGAGATGAGTCAGTCTTCTGTTCTTTTCCTTAGATCATCTGACGAAGTTGAAGTAAAACTGATGTAGCTTTCCAAGTCATATGGCTCTTCCTGTGGACCCCCACAGACGTGGACTTGGTTAGCTTGACAGCCTAACTAAGCCGCCCGGAGAATATTTGGGGGAAGTCCCTTTCATTTGCGTCAACGTTGATGCTTAGAAGAAGTCCGATGTGGAGTCTTTTTTGCTTAGGTTTCTTTCACCAACAATGGAAAGACTTGAGTGAATTAAAGGGGGATGGAGAAGAATGATTACGGTGTTATCCTCAAATTTGATCGACAAATCGAATGGATTTGAGATACGAGATTGGTTTATTGGGTCTTCTGCAAGCTTCCGGTCAACTTCAGCTAATCTTTACCGTCAAAGGCAAAAGGAGTTCGTGTGCATACGCATAGTTCGTGGAATCCAACCTTGGGGTACATCATGGATCAGTTCCAGCCACTGAAGGCATGACGAGAGAGAGAGTATGGGATTCTCTGCCTTCTCTTTAGCTTTCCAGCAGCCCTCATCTCATCATCCCCAGCTGGAATCATCTTGTTCCCActgcttttttgtttttttctttttcttttactttaacaTTGCAAACAGATGATGATACAATATCACCTTCTTCATGATAATGATTATTTGATAAGTTGGGGGTTTGTAAGTCAATGTAATGTGTTTGGGGTCTGAAGCTAATTCAATGTATTTTCTTATAGATTTTGATTTTTCCACGTACTAGGAGTTCAAGGTAAAAATATAGATGTAGCAACATAAGTTTTCTGCAAGTAGGATGTCAAAAGTCAGGAGAGTTCGATACAAGATCctataaaattataacaaatgTGTATCAAACAAATATTAATTTGATACTTAACTTACTATAATGCAAAGATTTGAAAATTAAGTATTGCAAATTAAAATAAGTGAATTTGTATTAAAAACTACTAATTTTGAGATttgtttttaaaatttcttatagAGCATTTCCCTCCCGCCATCATCACCTCTTTGCACTATATTTACCACAGTGGACCCCATTAATCTTTAAATCCTTAACTCTCTCCTCGTTTGCCCATCTAACCGGTAACGTCCTTCACATTTACCTTCACCTCTATCATTGACTACTTATGTTGCTAGCAAAGACGATGAGGGCGAAGCGCATAAGGGAGGGGAGCTAGGGTGATGGGGTCAACGACCACCTATGTCACATTCGAGAACAATAATGGAGTGGCACGTCAGATTGGAGCCAACGATATTCAACAATAGACACGATACTAGACGGAGAGATGACTAACAAGGGTAATGTCATCGTTAAAAAAGACGAGGTGGGGGCAACTAAAAGTTAGGACGTTAACTAAGTGTAATCAccgatgttttttttttctcctttaacataaattaaattatcataaataatatattattttatttaaattgttAACTTCCTTGTTTGTATAATATggttaagaaaataatataatttttagaaagtaaatagtttaaattttattttgtatctgaactataagaaataaatattataattatatcgtttatatgtgaaaataatataaaaataaaaatttaattattatttacctTTTGAAAAGAGCTCATACTTTTCTCCCTTATTTCTCACCAAGTAATGGGAGGATTAGGTAGAGGATTCACAAGGAGAGGATCATGTATGAGAGATACGATCCTCTATTCTTTTATTATCAgtttttattcatatttttaaatctttaatattagagttattataatttatatgatacataataatattttacttttataattaataaataatgattattGAATTATGATGCTAGaatgattaattaatttaatgttaataatagttataatttatttaattagacatatttatgttttaaggAATTATAAGTAAACttctatgatttaattagttttaaatataaattagttattttataaagaaaaataaatatgaggtgaattattatattataatatttttaagtacttctaaaatattaaaatctaatttaataagagaGATCAAATTTGGGTCTGACCTTAATTAAGTTTATTGACTAAACTAGCCTATGTGGTGACCCATGTCATATAGTCAAGCATAACCTAGCACTTGTGTTTAGGTATGATCAAACTCATATAATTAGATATAACCCAACTCATGTGGTTAGTATAACCCAACCCATGTAGCCAGGTACAACTTAGCCCATGTGGTCAAACATGACCTAGCTCATATGACAGTGTATAGTTTAGCTCATATGACCAACCCGACTCATGTGATCAAGTATAGTCTAATCCATATTGTCAAGCATAACCCAGCCCATGTAACCATGTATGTTATAACTCATGTGATCAAATACTGTTCAACTCATGTAGCCAAGCACAACATAGCACATATAGTCAGGCATGCCCCAACCATGTGACTAGACATGACCCAACTGTGCGAGGAGGCATGACCTAGTTCAATAATAAAGCTCAACCTAGCCCACGAAGTTATGTCTGTCCAACTATATAAATGACATTATATATATTATCGTCCCTCTATCTAGTCCATTGAACCTTAGCCCAACCTACTATTTGGGACAATAATATGTGGCACATGTGAACCATCCAAAGCTCGGGTGAGTTGGTTTGGTCTAGGATAACGCTATGAAACAGTCTAATTTTCTCTTCATTTATTAGTTTGAACTCATTAGTTAACTAAATGTTCAATCGATTTAAGGTGGTTTAGGGTAATCTTAGACCGACTTGATATGTTCAAGCTCacttaataaaattaaaattaatcaaatctaaattagataaGTTTATGATGATTATAGATTAGTTCTATAAGGATCTAACGTCGATTCCTAATTGAATTAAGTTTGGTTCAAGTTAATTGAGCTATTCCTGGTTCTAATTAATTAAGTACTATTGAGAGATGAATGCCTCATGTCTTTATGACTTAATAAACTTAAAAATTCTATTTGAATGTATTGTTtagaaattattaatattttttatttttaaattaaattaatgatATTAATGTGATTGTTATCCTATGATATATAACTATTGTGCATTGGAAGTGTAATTTATGATAGAAGCTACAGGTTCATCGTAATATGAAGCCACCAGCAGATATAGTTTAACAGGTTATATACATCAAGCATTATCGTTCATAGTATTCGAATAAATAGATTaatataaatgaatgatcatgattaattatatattccTATAGAGATAGgtaagatgattttttttaaagattaaCGAATCGTAAGACATGATGGTTAGACGACTCCTTTTCATCTGTTGTTGAGGAGAACGATATATGTTCTTTTATCTTATATTATGAGAGTACATTATCAAAGATATATGTGTTTATTATCTAATTGTTACGTATATAATCGAGATCTATTACATATGACTGATGTATGATTATGTTTACTATATaagaattatgattcttttttctaatattattatttcatattaaattattaattattaatatatatcgtgaatattaattttttatatttttttggagATTCTTAAGTAGTTGTTAATGTGTTTTtattctatatttatttttaaaggaaTTTATGACTTTGTAATTGATCTAAGAGATGCATGCAGAAGACTTTTTCCATCATTAGTGATACTACTAAAAAAGATATGATTCTTTTCTTGgttaaaaacatttaatattatataatataaatttaaaaataaaaattttatacaaattatgaataataagatgattgtttatatatatatatatatatatatatatatatatattatgaatatagGATGTGACActagaaaattttcaagaaaatgagtttttttttggGAATTCGCTCAATTAAaattactcaaaaaaaaaaatctaaggagTGCACCCGATTTCTTTTTATAATCAACTTGAGTAATCGTTTGAGTCGGTCGGTCGGGAGTTAATCTATAATTTGTTGCGTAAAATTGACAACCATTATTCAATTGTGGCGGTGCTCATCGAACTCTACGATGGCTCACGTCAACGTAAGGGGTTGGTTCTTATAAGGATGAGATGGCATCCAACGTGGCACTGGATCAACGCTGATGTGGATACATTGTTTGACCAATGTATCGGGTTGACATGTGCTTGGTAGGACGTGATATCGCATCAAGTCGTCCGCTATTAGAGGCTCCTATCACCAAAGTGTTCCGTTatactcatgatattgatttcacaAATCTAATAATacctatcaatatatatatatatatatatatattctctgtgAATAATAGATAGATAGGCAGAAATTTGGCTCCTTTGCAGCCCTTGTTTTTTCCAACTGTTGCAGTAATGTTCATTGGATTTCACACAATCCATCAAACACCATTTACTCCGACCACTTATTGATGAAAGCGAGAGAGTCGGTCAACGGTACGCCTAATTCTCTTTGTTGCTCCTAATTCATTAATGGTGTATGCTTGTTGGCCGTTGACATCACGTAGAATGGTTCCTTCTGACAAGGGGCAAAAGTCAAAATCTTGGGTATTTTTCTCTGAAGTCTCATTTCCTCACTTGTTGAGATGGTCATCGTACATTAAAAGTGTTTCTTTTCATGGgagccaaaaaaaaaatcatctaaagTGAGAATAAGCAAataaacttgaaaaaaaaaatactactaTCTTTTATTggttaaatatattttctatcaCTATTGAGATgggtaaaaaattatatatttatttaagttaagaatatttaattttttatttatagttaatATTATTGCTATTTtatatcttcttttttattttttatatcaatagTAATCATTTTATCTCTTCTGTCTTTTTGAGTATACGTAGGTATCAACTTAACtgaattttatcattttatcatcTATCTAATCAAatgtattaataataaaaaaatcaattgagGAGAAGAAATACATGATTTTTAACACCAAGAATTATAAGACAGATCCTTGAGAAGCTTTCTCATGGTTTGTTTTCTGACatctttattttaattaaatctgAATAACAGTTTTGGTTTACTATTAAGATTTATCTGAATGATTATTTTCTACATGCATGCCTTCTCTATGGACTTTGGTGCCATTTTGCCCGATTCTTTTAAGCTGCAATGTGATGCATTAGGTTCCTCTTGGAACCATTCGAACCGACTGTTCTATCTCTGATGTCTTCCTTTCATGCAGCAGCAAGAACACTGTGCATTGATGCTTGGCAAAGGAATACAGGCCATTTAATGCTTGGATTATGGAGGATCGGTTGACCTTCATCTCCAAGGTCAATTCTGTCTCCTAATTTATATGCAAATTATCAGAAATCACCAGTATGGTGACCatgctttgattttttttttatttgtcatgTGAATCATGTTtattatagatatatatatatatatatatctattcctttgttc harbors:
- the LOC135623013 gene encoding protein ecdysoneless homolog; protein product: MAKPSSSSSSASASASAASLFPHRAHRIPEDTVFYAVYPDLPAALPPSESLSVLRSLHLHLVSLLSPLCRDYIWQHEPFAISIPSSLDGPCPLCRSPPHPHLHGKLRFGDALDDEWLVAALLFAASSAVPSITARAWDSDGDFLLIEAAFALPRWLEPDTAANRVFIRGGQLHIVPKRVFPDTPSLEAALASVRSEEVDTRASDKVQAAILRKISGYPDKAMANMQRVRVRVPLPVAQVLKEEPFLISLAVEAFYDRDVDTMKHAARMERFLRGSDGDIEMVRVSVRMSRAMYAQLVQQKFQAPTGYLMPSREEGPAAFMEAELGMKIACGFEMMYQERRQAGEEGKGSTWEAFKQSLESSGCFTGLLPGSKEYQRIMDSALEYYKNSSLYSRTREVLNAPVRRIDEILSMSYSVDGFKGIELPPNDDDSWMYDGEEELNTAIMERQKEMEDYEDERKQRKQQKSTGKASSSLPDDFNLKDITETMQAFVQKLSSFEGAEVPENRNSKSVELDADQFMKAMESVLGEVPCEGVGSDEELEGHTSSSDMEYDDSEYEGDLAEELEDDNSEEGFMQLYSDTLNEELNATILKKSFIRAHQQSNNVTEEPSNATTSNAANDMNEELTPVDVDVNLVKSLLDSFSSQQGLPGPTSNLLGLMGVKVPPDTKKP